AAAGCACCGTGATTTAGTAAAGACACCATCAGGAAAGAAACTTGATGATATTACTTTACAAAAGGTTGTAAATGATCAAGTTAATCCAAAAGAATTACGGATTACTCCAGAAGCTCTAAAACTTCAAGGTGAGATCGCAGCAAACGCTGGTCGGCCAGCAATTCAAAAGAACTTACAACGGGCAGCTGAATTAACACGTGTTCCAGACGAACGTGTTTTGCAAATGTATGATGCATTACGGCCATTCCGTTCAACGAAGCAAGAATTACTAGATATTGCTAATGAACTCCGTGATAAATATCATGCAGAAGTATGTGCAGCTTGGTTTGAAGAAGCTGCAGATTACTATGAAAGTCGAAAGAAGCTCAAGGGTGATAACTAGATGGCTGATATCGATGAAAATTTACTTCGTAAGATCGTTAAAGAAGTTTTAAACGAGACTAATCAAATTGATACTAAGATCAATTTTGACAAGGAAAATAATAGTACCGCAACTGCTACTGAAGAAGTTCAACAACCAAACAGCAAGGCAGTTCCTGAAAAGAAACTTGATTGGTTCCAACCAATTGGCGAAGCAAAACCAGGGTACTCAAAGGATGAAGTTGTAATCGCAGTTGGTCCTGCCTTTGCAACAGTTCTAGATAAAACAGAAACTGGGATTCCTCATAAAGAGGTACTTCGTCAAGTAATTGCCGGAATTGAAGAAGAGGGACTTAAAGCACGAGTAGTTAAAGTCTATCGTTCATCAGACGTTGCTTTCTGTGCTGTTCAGGGTGACCACTTATCTGGTTCAGGAATTGCAATTGGAATCCAATCTAAGGGAACAACTGTTATTCACCAAAAAGACCAGGATCCATTAGGAAACCTAGAATTATTCCCACAAGCTCCGGTTCTTACACCAGAAACTTTCCGGGCAATTGGTAAGAATGCAGCAATGTACGCTAAAGGTGAATCTCCAGAACCAGTTCCAGCTAAGAACGATCAACTTGCTCGTATTCACTACCAAGCTATTTCAGCAATTATGCATATTCGTGAAACTCACCAAGTTGTTGTTGGAAAGCCTGAAGAAGAAATCAAAGTTACGTTCGATTAAATGAAGCGTCAAAAACGTTTTGAAGAACTAGAAAAGCGGCCAATTCATCAAGATACATTTGTTAAGGAATGGCCTGAAGAAGGTTTCGTTGCAATGATGGGTCCAAATGACCCGAAGCCAAGTGTAAAGGTTGAAAACGGTAAAATTGTCGAAATGGATGGCAAGAAGCTGGAAGACTTTGACTTAATTGACCTCTACATTGCTAAGTATGGAATTAATATTGATAACGTTGAAAAAGTTATGAATATGGATTCAACTAAAATTGCACGGATGTTGGTTGATCCAAATGTCTCACGTGAATCCATCATTGAAATTACTTCTGCACTAACTCCAGCGAAAGCCGAAGAAATCATTAGTAAGCTTGACTTTGGTGAAATGATTATGGCTATCAAGAAGATGCGTCCGCGTCGGAAGCCGGATAACCAATGTCACGTTACCAACACGGTTGATAACCCAGTTCAAATTGCTGCTGATGCTGCTGATGCTGCGCTTCGTGGTTTTCCAGAACAAGAAACTACTACTGCCGTTGCCCGTTATGCACCATTTAATGCTATTTCAATCTTAATTGGTGCTCAAACAGGTCGTCCTGGTGTATTAACACAATGTTCTGTTGAAGAAGCAACCGAATTGCAATTAGGAATGCGTGGCTTTACCGCTTATGCTGAAACTATTTCAGTTTATGGTACTGACCGGGTATTTACTGATGGTGATGATACACCATGGTCTAAAGGATTCCTTGCATCATGTTATGCATCGCGTGGTTTGAAGATGCGGTTTACTTCAGGTGCTGGTTCAGAAGTTTTGATGGGTTACCCAGAAGGTAAGTCAATGTTATATCTTGAAGCACGTTGTATTTTACTTACCAAGGCTTCAGGTGTTCAAGGACTTCAAAACGGTGCCGTAAGTTGTATTGAAATTCCAGGTGCTGTTCCTAACGGTATCCGTGAAGTTCTTGGTGAAAACCTATTATGTATGATGTGTGATATTGAATGTGCTTCTGGTTGTGACCAAGCATACTCACACTCAGATATGCGGCGTACTGAACGGTTTATTGGTCAATTTATTGCCGGTACTGATTACATTAATTCTGGTTACTCATCAACTCCTAACTACGATAACACCTTTGCTGGTTCAAACACCGATGCAATGGACTACGATGACATGTATGTTATGGAACGTGACTTAGGTCAATACTATGGTATTCACCCAGTTCAAGAAGAAACAATTATTAAGGCTCGTAACAAGGCTGCTAAGGCATTACAAGCTGTATTTGAAGATCTTGGACTACCTAAGATTACTGATGAAGAAGTTGAAGCTGCTACATATGCTAACACTCATGATGACATGCCAAAACGTGACATGGTTGCAGATATGAAAGCTGCTCAAGATATGATGGATCGTGGCATTACTGCTGTTGATATTATTAAGGCTCTTTATAACCATGGATTTAAGGATGTTGCTGAAGCTGTATTGAACCTTCAAAAGCAAAAGGTTGTCGGTGATTACCTTCAAACTTCATCAATCTTTGACAAGGATTGGAATATCACTTCTGCCGTAAATGACGGGAATGACTACCAAGGTCCAGGTACTGGATACCGTCTATATGAAGACAAGGAAGAATGGGATCGAATCAAAGATCTTCCATTCGCACTTGATCCAGAACACTTGGAACTATAGATGAATGACTTTCTAAATTCTACTAGCACAGTTCCCGAATTTGTCGGTGCTAGTGAAATTGGTGACACTATCGGAATGGTGATTCCACGTGTTGACCAACAATTACTAGATAAATTGCATGTTACAAAACAATATAAGACACTAGGAATTTTGAGCGATCGTACTGGTGCTGGTCCGCAAATCATGGCAATGGATGAAGGTATCAAGGCTACTAATATGGAATGTATTGATGTTGAATGGCCACGTGATACCAAAGGCGGCGGTGGTCACGGATGTTTAATCATCATTGGTGGTGACGATCCAGCTGATGCACGTCAAGCAATTCGTGTTGCTCTTGATAATCTTCATCGAACATTTGGTGATGTTTATAATGCCAAAGCCGGGCACCTTGAACTACAATTCACGGCACGGGCAGCTGGTGCAGCTCACCTCGGATTAGGCGCAGTTGAAGGGAAAGCCTTTGGATTAATTTGTGGTTGTCCTTCAGGTATTGGTGTTGTTATGGGAGATAAAGCACTAAAGACTGCTGGTGTTGAACCATTAAACTTTACTTCTCCTAGTCACGGAACAAGCTTTTCTAATGAGGGATGCTTGACCATTACAGGTGATTCAGGTGCCGTTCGTCAAGCTGTTATGGCTGGACGAGAAGTTGGATTAAAGTTGTTGTCACAGTTTGGTGAAGAACCAGTTAATGATTTCCCATCATACATTAAGTAGATGGGACAAGAAGCACTTGGTTTAATTGAAACTAAAGGACTTGTAGCATCAATTGAAGCTGCCGATGCAATGGTTAAGGCAGCTAATGTTAAATTGATCGGTCAAGAAAAAATTGGTCACGGATTAGTAACTGTTATGGTTCGTGGTGATGTTGGTGCTGTTAAAGCATCAGTTGACGCTGGTGTTCAGGCTGCTGAAAATATTGGGGAAGTTGTTTCTAACTACGTAATTCCACGTCCTCAATCTGAAGTTGAAAAGCTCTTACCAAATAAAGAATAAATGTACGAATATTCATCAAAGTTTCTTAACGACATCCAAAGAGTTACTAAAACTTTTCAAGATCTCACTAAGAATAATATTGTTTTCACAAGTGTGACTGGCACTGTTGTAGATTGTAATACGCTTCTTTTTGATTCAAATGTATCCCTAGATCATTTAAGGAAACTAGGATTCAAAAACTACTTTCTTTTTCCACTGGCTGTTAATTGTTCTTTGAGCGGATTTTTTATTCTTGATGCCTCACATATTGATGTTGACTTTATTAAATTGTGTGGAAAATATATCGAAACATCACTCAAAGAAATCATTAGTGATAAATCCAATCAAATTATTATCTTAGATCCAATTGAGGCTTCCAAAGCTTCCTCACTGGCTCAATCCCTTAACAGCATTTTAAGTATTTCTGAGGCTCCAACTGGTGCTGGCGTCTATCCGCTTCCTTCGAATTTCACAGTCAATGGTAATAATGCAGGGGATTCGTCACCATCTGATATTGAAAAAAATATCATGATGGCATTAAAATATATCAACTCTAATCTTGAAAAATCATTAACCCTTGAAAACGTTTCTCAAAAAATATACTTATCTCCTTCATACTTAAGCCGAATCTTTAAGAACTACTTTAATGACAACTTCATCAATTACATCAATTTGCAAAAAATTGCTCTTGCACAAGAAAAGCTTATTTTTACAAATACGCCAATAAACAAATTAGCTCATTCGGTCGGGTTCTCACAAACAAGTTACTTTACCAAGATTTTTAAACAGAAAGTCGGGATGACGCCTTCAAAATATCGTAAATATAATTCTGCAATTAAGAAAATTTATACCATTCCGCGAAATCTTGAATGGCGATCTAATAAATCCGTTTATGAAATCTCAAAAGACTTTTTTAATAAGAACGAAATCTCATTTAAGGCACGTGATTTAAATGGATATCCTTATATCTATTCAATCAATGATTTAAGCGATGTCCGTAATAAAGCTGGTTGGGTTTATACAGTAGATTGCTCACAACCAATTATCCCCGCAAGCGAAATAAACGTTTTTGACCGTTCAGTAATACAATGGATTTATACTGAAAAAATCATTTAAATGGAAAAAGAAATATTAAAGAATAGTAATGAACAATTAAAAAAATTTGCAACGATTGTTAATGGTGATAAGCCCATGCGCAAAGTTAAGCCTGAAGAAAAGCTGAAGACAGGAGTAGACTTAGGAACTTCTTCAATTGTTTTAACGGTCCTTGATTCTAAAAATAGAATTGTGTATGGAGCATATGAATATGACCATGCGGTTCAAGACGGGATCGTAGTTAACTTTATGGAATCAGTTAATATTTTAAGGCGCCTAAAGGAAAAGGCTGAGAAAGTGCTGGGATGTGAACTTAAGACAGCCTGTGGTGCAATTCCTCCGAAGACTGGTGAAAAAAGTGCTAAGGTGGTTGCCAATGTTATTGAAGAAACAGGGATGATCTGTACAGGCATTGAAGATGAACCAACAGCGGCAGCCAAGTTTCTACGATTAGTTAATGGTACGGTCGTTGATATTGGTGGTGGAACCACTGGAATTAGTGTTTTTAAGAATAATAAGCTCATTCATGTTATTGATGAAGCAACGGGCGGTTTTCACATGACGCTTGTCTTGGGCGGACGCTATAAGATTAAGAATGACGAAGCAGAACAACTAAAGCGTGACAAAGATAAAGAACCCGAAGTGTATGCCGTTATTAAACCAGTTGTTGAAAAGATGGCAGCAATTGTTCAAAACATGGGTGCAGAAGTTATCGACCCAGTAATCGTTGTGGGTGGTGCCACTAATTTTACGGAATTTACAACCACATTTAGTAAGACTTTAAAACGTAAAGTTTATAAGCCGCTTTATCCACAATTTGTAACGCCATTGGGTATTGCAATGTTTGATGATTAAATGCATGGATTTATTGGCGAATTTTTTGGCACCATGGTTTTAATCCTATTAGGAGCAGGATGTTGTGCTGGTAATAGTTTGAATAAAACATATGGGAAACAAAGTGGTTGGTGGTTTATCTGTATTTCATGGGGCTTAGCAGTTACAACGGGAGTTTATGTTGCAGGATTTCTGGGTTCATTAGGGCACTTAAATCCCGCTGTAACAATTCCTTTTGCTATTTTTGGCTTATTCCCATGGAGTAACGTTATACCTTACTTACTTGGTCAATTTCTTGGTGCGTTTGTTGGTGCAGTATTAGTAATTATTCAATTCTATCCACAATTTAAAGCAACCCCAAATGAAGAGGAAGGAAATAATGTTGGTATTTTTGCTACTCGTCCAGCGATAAATAGTCCAATTTTTAACTTTTTCTCAGAAGTGATTGCGACCTTTGCATTTATTTTCATCTTATTAAATCTTGGTAACTTTACACAGGGATTGAAGCCATTTATCGTAGGAATGGTTATTGCTGTTGTTGGTACATGTCTTGGTACGACAACAGGTTTTGCCTTAAACCCGGCTCGTGATTGGTCACCACGTTTGGCATATACTATTTTGCCGGTTCCAAATAAAGGAGCTGCAGAATGGTGGTATGCTTGGGTTCCAATGTGTGGTCCAATTGTTGGGGGCCTTCTTGCATGTGCTTTACAAACAGCGCTTGTTTAAATGGAACAATGGTTGCCGCGTCAGCCATTAATCTTGACACCAACTATTCCATTGATGTGGACAGTGGGATGGCTTTGTACAATGTCAGCATATATTATTTTAGGTGGAGAACCCCCATCCCCAAATCAGTTGCAGGACTCTGCTTTACTGGTTTCAGCTGTCATTTTAGTGATGAATATGTATAACCTGATATTAATTTATCAACGAGCAGAAAAATATCGAAATCTGTCCCCTTATGCACCAAGGGCTTTGTTATTAGCTATTGTTTTAATT
The genomic region above belongs to Limosilactobacillus reuteri and contains:
- the pduB gene encoding propanediol utilization microcompartment protein PduB, with amino-acid sequence MNDFLNSTSTVPEFVGASEIGDTIGMVIPRVDQQLLDKLHVTKQYKTLGILSDRTGAGPQIMAMDEGIKATNMECIDVEWPRDTKGGGGHGCLIIIGGDDPADARQAIRVALDNLHRTFGDVYNAKAGHLELQFTARAAGAAHLGLGAVEGKAFGLICGCPSGIGVVMGDKALKTAGVEPLNFTSPSHGTSFSNEGCLTITGDSGAVRQAVMAGREVGLKLLSQFGEEPVNDFPSYIK
- a CDS encoding helix-turn-helix domain-containing protein; protein product: MYEYSSKFLNDIQRVTKTFQDLTKNNIVFTSVTGTVVDCNTLLFDSNVSLDHLRKLGFKNYFLFPLAVNCSLSGFFILDASHIDVDFIKLCGKYIETSLKEIISDKSNQIIILDPIEASKASSLAQSLNSILSISEAPTGAGVYPLPSNFTVNGNNAGDSSPSDIEKNIMMALKYINSNLEKSLTLENVSQKIYLSPSYLSRIFKNYFNDNFINYINLQKIALAQEKLIFTNTPINKLAHSVGFSQTSYFTKIFKQKVGMTPSKYRKYNSAIKKIYTIPRNLEWRSNKSVYEISKDFFNKNEISFKARDLNGYPYIYSINDLSDVRNKAGWVYTVDCSQPIIPASEINVFDRSVIQWIYTEKII
- a CDS encoding MIP/aquaporin family protein, whose protein sequence is MHGFIGEFFGTMVLILLGAGCCAGNSLNKTYGKQSGWWFICISWGLAVTTGVYVAGFLGSLGHLNPAVTIPFAIFGLFPWSNVIPYLLGQFLGAFVGAVLVIIQFYPQFKATPNEEEGNNVGIFATRPAINSPIFNFFSEVIATFAFIFILLNLGNFTQGLKPFIVGMVIAVVGTCLGTTTGFALNPARDWSPRLAYTILPVPNKGAAEWWYAWVPMCGPIVGGLLACALQTALV
- a CDS encoding propanediol/glycerol family dehydratase large subunit: MKRQKRFEELEKRPIHQDTFVKEWPEEGFVAMMGPNDPKPSVKVENGKIVEMDGKKLEDFDLIDLYIAKYGINIDNVEKVMNMDSTKIARMLVDPNVSRESIIEITSALTPAKAEEIISKLDFGEMIMAIKKMRPRRKPDNQCHVTNTVDNPVQIAADAADAALRGFPEQETTTAVARYAPFNAISILIGAQTGRPGVLTQCSVEEATELQLGMRGFTAYAETISVYGTDRVFTDGDDTPWSKGFLASCYASRGLKMRFTSGAGSEVLMGYPEGKSMLYLEARCILLTKASGVQGLQNGAVSCIEIPGAVPNGIREVLGENLLCMMCDIECASGCDQAYSHSDMRRTERFIGQFIAGTDYINSGYSSTPNYDNTFAGSNTDAMDYDDMYVMERDLGQYYGIHPVQEETIIKARNKAAKALQAVFEDLGLPKITDEEVEAATYANTHDDMPKRDMVADMKAAQDMMDRGITAVDIIKALYNHGFKDVAEAVLNLQKQKVVGDYLQTSSIFDKDWNITSAVNDGNDYQGPGTGYRLYEDKEEWDRIKDLPFALDPEHLEL
- a CDS encoding propanediol/glycerol family dehydratase medium subunit, with translation MADIDENLLRKIVKEVLNETNQIDTKINFDKENNSTATATEEVQQPNSKAVPEKKLDWFQPIGEAKPGYSKDEVVIAVGPAFATVLDKTETGIPHKEVLRQVIAGIEEEGLKARVVKVYRSSDVAFCAVQGDHLSGSGIAIGIQSKGTTVIHQKDQDPLGNLELFPQAPVLTPETFRAIGKNAAMYAKGESPEPVPAKNDQLARIHYQAISAIMHIRETHQVVVGKPEEEIKVTFD
- a CDS encoding BMC domain-containing protein, with translation MGQEALGLIETKGLVASIEAADAMVKAANVKLIGQEKIGHGLVTVMVRGDVGAVKASVDAGVQAAENIGEVVSNYVIPRPQSEVEKLLPNKE
- the eutJ gene encoding ethanolamine utilization protein EutJ; translation: MEKEILKNSNEQLKKFATIVNGDKPMRKVKPEEKLKTGVDLGTSSIVLTVLDSKNRIVYGAYEYDHAVQDGIVVNFMESVNILRRLKEKAEKVLGCELKTACGAIPPKTGEKSAKVVANVIEETGMICTGIEDEPTAAAKFLRLVNGTVVDIGGGTTGISVFKNNKLIHVIDEATGGFHMTLVLGGRYKIKNDEAEQLKRDKDKEPEVYAVIKPVVEKMAAIVQNMGAEVIDPVIVVGGATNFTEFTTTFSKTLKRKVYKPLYPQFVTPLGIAMFDD
- a CDS encoding diol dehydratase small subunit — translated: MSEVDDLVAKIMAQMGNSSSSDSSTSATSTNNGKEMTADDYPLYQKHRDLVKTPSGKKLDDITLQKVVNDQVNPKELRITPEALKLQGEIAANAGRPAIQKNLQRAAELTRVPDERVLQMYDALRPFRSTKQELLDIANELRDKYHAEVCAAWFEEAADYYESRKKLKGDN